Proteins from one Hyperolius riggenbachi isolate aHypRig1 chromosome 4, aHypRig1.pri, whole genome shotgun sequence genomic window:
- the LOC137571156 gene encoding fucolectin-like, with protein MVYMMKITMSAVAIFTLLGMLVDAKLTEENVALRGRATMSSKYYGPDSSLTDAMNAIDGNTDTNYYHGSCVSTNGEFSPWWRVDLLESYKISHVVFTARGDCCGDDHMNGAEILIGDSLANNGNDNARCATITSSPQGSTQTFHCAGMKGRYVNIIMRKKHTALYFCEIQIFGVPVNDNVCFDRSY; from the exons ATGGTCTACATGATGAAAATAACCATGTCCGCAGTTGCCATTTTCACCCTCTTAGGGATGTTGGTGGATGCAAAACTTACAG AGGAGAATGTTGCCCTTAGAGGTCGTGCAACCATGTCGTCTAAATACTATGGGCCTGACTCATCTTTAACTGACGCCATGAATGCAATAGATGGAAATACGGACACCAACTACTATCATGGCTCTTGTGTCTCCACAAATGGCGAATTTTCTCCTTGGTGGAGAGTAGATTTACTGGAGAGCTACAAAATATCCCACGTAGTCTTCACTGCCAGAGGGGACTGTTGTGGTGATGACCACATGAACGGAGCTGAGATTCTTATCGGTGACTCCCTGGCCAACAACGGGAACGATAATGCAAG ATGTGCCACAATTACATCCTCACCACAAGGGAGTACACAGACCTTCCACTGTGCTGGGATGAAGGGGCGATACGTGAACATTATCATGCGTAAAAAACATACTGCACTCTATTTCTGTGAAATTCAGATCTTTGGAGTTCCTGTTAATGACAACGTTTGCTTTGACAGAAGCTATTGA